Proteins encoded in a region of the Armatimonadota bacterium genome:
- a CDS encoding homogentisate 1,2-dioxygenase encodes MPRYHRLGHLPAKKHVQFRKPDGGLYAEELFSTHGFSDMMSTMYHINLPTDVAGWEDMGPAAPTYLKDEALRHRHLKTAKMKPCGDAISGRITLMGNADCSWSQALVAEQMDDFYKNAEADEVLFVHDGSGILHSNYGDVPFKPGDYLVVPRGTIWKIAFDKLPVRVLTIESHGPIQIPKRYRNQYGQLVEEAPYSERDIHPPVELRTHDEAGDYYVIVKARGRHTKYHYRFHPFDIVGWDGYVYPWSFNINDFQPITGQLHLPPPIHQTFQGWNFVICSFCPRVLDFHPDAVVIPYNHSNVDSDEVLYYCNDKFGSRKGIEEGSITLHPLGIPHGPQPGAVERSIGATHTEELAVMLDTFHPLWLTEEALAIEDPEYWKSWKTHP; translated from the coding sequence ATGCCCCGATACCACAGACTCGGCCACTTACCGGCGAAGAAGCACGTCCAGTTCCGAAAACCGGACGGCGGACTTTACGCCGAAGAGCTCTTCAGCACACATGGTTTCAGCGACATGATGTCGACGATGTACCACATCAACCTGCCGACGGACGTCGCGGGTTGGGAAGACATGGGGCCGGCGGCTCCGACGTACCTCAAGGACGAAGCGTTGCGGCACCGCCACCTCAAGACGGCGAAGATGAAACCGTGCGGAGACGCCATCTCCGGAAGGATCACGCTGATGGGTAACGCCGACTGTTCTTGGAGCCAGGCGCTGGTCGCCGAGCAGATGGATGACTTCTATAAGAACGCCGAAGCCGACGAAGTCCTGTTCGTCCACGACGGGTCAGGGATCCTCCATTCGAACTACGGTGACGTCCCGTTCAAGCCTGGCGACTACCTCGTGGTCCCCCGGGGAACGATCTGGAAGATCGCGTTCGACAAGCTTCCCGTACGGGTGCTGACGATCGAAAGCCACGGACCGATCCAGATCCCGAAGCGGTACCGGAACCAGTACGGGCAACTCGTCGAAGAAGCGCCCTATTCAGAGCGGGACATCCACCCTCCGGTGGAACTGCGGACGCACGACGAAGCCGGCGACTACTACGTGATCGTCAAGGCCCGTGGACGGCACACGAAATACCACTACCGGTTCCACCCGTTCGACATCGTCGGATGGGACGGATACGTCTATCCATGGTCGTTCAACATCAACGACTTCCAGCCCATCACGGGGCAGTTGCACCTACCGCCGCCGATCCATCAGACCTTCCAGGGCTGGAACTTCGTGATCTGCTCGTTCTGTCCGCGCGTCCTCGACTTCCATCCTGACGCCGTCGTCATCCCCTACAACCACTCGAACGTCGACTCGGACGAAGTGCTCTATTACTGCAACGACAAGTTCGGATCGCGGAAAGGGATCGAAGAGGGCTCGATCACCCTCCATCCGTTAGGGATCCCTCACGGGCCCCAGCCGGGAGCGGTCGAACGCTCTATCGGCGCGACGCACACCGAGGAACTTGCGGTCATGCTCGACACCTTCCATCCTCTTTGGCTGACGGAAGAGGCCCTGGCGATCGAAGACCCTGAATACTGGAAGAGCTGGAAGACCCACCCGTGA